One region of Triticum aestivum cultivar Chinese Spring chromosome 6B, IWGSC CS RefSeq v2.1, whole genome shotgun sequence genomic DNA includes:
- the LOC123137444 gene encoding histone-lysine N-methyltransferase ASHR3: MPDLSTVCPELSADAAVDLVGGDAAADPATAAAAAATESSSGGDGAPIIPVECRWSGRVRAFDVQGAVPVTACPEARRGGERRSSIVPLPSSAAASLAPLSGWVLEDYVNEGVIAVTAGAEARRGGGRKNSSSAPLPPSAAAPAPASGRALEEYVNADVASLAASPEAHHGGGKDSSAPLHSAATAVHAPAPGVKLEDYVNVCAVSATPYLEARRSGGKKPDLMLEDYVNKGVVSITAHPEVRRGSGKRSSSTRSPLSPAATVLALASGRSLKDYVKEWEARKVASGASLQHCVLPFLTGAPKAVECRVCYKIIHPSEEIKCSVSRCEQMFHLTCVVEYTANFTAESFRCPQHGCMVCKQKMFFWRCGRCTVAAHTKCAPWPLIHLKDDQGSAICWRHPSNWLLQNENADLTNNIEEVFCRLPLPYVNEEFNIDSTIRNFTAIVCKPPSYTHIRRNVYLVKKKRADSSAETGCTNCKSDSVCKDDCECRGLSMSCSKSCHCSDLCSNKPFRKDKKIKIVKSEGCGWGAVALEPLEKGDFIIEYVGEVINDATCEQRLWDMKRRGDKNFYMCEISKDFTIDATFKGNTSRFLNHSCDPNCKLEKWQVEGETRVGVFASRFIEVGEPLTYDYRFVHFGEKVKCHCGAKSCQGYLGSQLKNPTQNALAAAALENKLLVQQGGCSPSRVKTETRLLPWTNCIEVPFNLRSKTKIDRICWGQKRQRTSLLDPSSSSASVQPSDIEAGAFIL; this comes from the exons ATGCCAGATCTGAGCACCGTCTGTCCCGAACTGTCTGCCGACGCCGCCGTGGACCTAGTGGGCGGGGATGCGGCCGCTGACcccgcgacggcagcggcggcggcggcgacggaatcctcctccggcggcgatggcgctcccATTATCCCTGTGGAGTGCCGTTGGAGCGGCCGCGTGCGCGCCTTTGACGTCCAGGGCGCGGTCCCTGTGACCGCCTGCCCCGAGGCGCGCCGCGGCGGCGAGAGGAGGTCGTCCATTGTTCCGCTCCCTTCGTCCGCGGCGGCGTCACTCGCCCCGTTATCGGGTTGGGTGCTCGAGGACTATGTGAACGAGGGCGTGATCGCTGTCACTGCCGGCGCGGAGGCGCGCAGAGGAGGCGGCCGGAAGAACTCGTCCTCTGCCCCGCTGCCTCCGTCCGCAGCGGCACCAGCGCCGGCATCTGGTCGGGCACTCGAGGAATATGTGAACGCCGACGTGGCCTCTCTCGCCGCCTCTCCTGAAGCGCACCACGGCGGCGGTAAGGACTCCTCTGCCCCGTTGCATTCTGCCGCCACGGCCGTACATGCGCCAGCACCGGGTGTGAAGCTCGAAGATTATGTGAACGTGTGTGCGGTCTCTGCCACTCCATATCTTGAGGCGCGCCGCAGTGGCGGAAAGAAGCCGGATCTGATGCTAGAGGACTATGTGAACAAGGGTGTGGTTTCTATCACAGCCCACCCTGAGGTGCGCCGCGGCAGCGGGAAGAGGTCGTCTTCGACTCGTTCGCCTTTATCTCCGGCAGCAACGGTGCTGGCGCTGGCATCGGGTCGGTCACTCAAGGACTATGTGAAGGAGTGGGAGGCGAGGAAGGTGGCGTCAGGTGCCTCCCTGCAGCATTGTGTGCTGCCATTCCTCACTGGTGCGCCCAAGGCG GTTGAATGTCGTGTATGCTATAAGATTATCCATCCCTCGGAAGAAATAAAATGTTCAGTTAGCCGTTGTGAACAAATGTTTCATCTGACCTGTGTGGTGGAATATACTGCAAATTTCACTGCTGAAAGCTTCAGGTGCCCTCAGCAT GGTTGCATGGTTTGTAAGCAAAAAATGTTTTTTTGGCGCTGTGGACGTTGTACAGTTGCAGCACATACAAAATGTGCACCATGGCCTCTAATTCATCTAAAAGATGACCAAGGAAGTGCAATTTGCTGGAGGCACCCTTCCAATTGGCTCCTTCAAAATGAG AATGCTGACCTGACAAACAACATAGAG GAAGTCTTCTGCCGACTACCTCTTCCATATGTTAATGAAGAATTCAATATTGATTCAACCATTAGGAATTTCACGGCAATTGTTTGTAAACCGCCCTCCTACACACATATCAGGCGCA ATGTATATTTAGTCAAGAAGAAACGCGCCGATTCGAGTGCCGAGACTGGGTGCACAAATTGCAAATCGGATTCTGTTTGCAAAGATGATTGTGAATGCAG GGGTCTTTCTATGAGTTGTTCCAAGAGTTGCCACTGTTCAGATCTGTGTAGCAACAAGCCATTCCGCAAGGATAAGAAAATTAAAATTGTCAAG TCAGAAGGCTGTGGATGGGGTGCTGTTGCATTGGAGCCATTGGAGAAAGGTGATTTCATAATTGAGTATGTGGGTGAAG TCATCAATGATGCAACATGTGAACAACGGCTTTGGGACATGAAGCGGCGTGGGGACAAAAATTTCTACATGTGTGAAATCAGCAAAGATTTTACAATAGATGCAACTTTTAAAGGAAACACTTCACGTTTTCTAAACCATAGTTGTGATCCCAACTGTAAACTAGAAAAGTG GCAAGTTGAGGGTGAGACAAGAGTTGGTGTTTTTGCCTCTCGTTTCATTGAAGTTGGAGAGCCCTTAACTTATGACTACAG GTTTGTGCATTTTGGAGAGAAGGTTAAGTGCCATTGCGGAGCAAAGAGTTGCCAAGGATACTTGGGCAGCCAACTAAAGAATCCAACACAGAACGCTCTTGCGGCTGCGGCGCTTGAGAATAAGTTGCTCGTGCAACAGGGCGGCTGCTCTCCTTCAAGGGTGAAAACAGAGACTCGCCTGTTACCCTGGACCAACTGTATAGAGGTTCCCTTTAACTTGAGGAGCAAAACGAAGATAGACCGGATATGTTGGGGACAGAAACGGCAGCGGACGTCCCTTTTAGATCCATCGTCATCTTCAGCTAGCGTGCAGCCATCAGATATTGAAGCTGGTGCATTCATTCTATAG
- the LOC100682430 gene encoding S-adenosylmethionine decarboxylase proenzyme: MAGSAIGFEGYEKRLEITFSEAPVFTDPNGRGLRALSRAQIDSVLDLAKCTIVSELSNEKFDSYVLSESSLFVYPYKVVIKTCGTTKLLLAIPRVLELAEELSLPLAAVKYSRGTFIFPEAQPSPHKNFSDEVAFLNGYFGGLKSGGNAYVIGDPAKPGQKWHVYYATQQPEQPVVNLEMCMTGLDKKKASVFFKTSADGHTSCAKEMTKLSGISDIIPEMEICDFDFEPCGYSMNAIHGSAFSTIHVTPEDGFSYASYEVMGLDPASVAYGDLVERVLRSFGPSEFSVAVTIFGGPSLAGTWGERLNVGVYDSTNMVVQELPGGGSLIYQSFTAVGEDSTGSPRSVLNCYVDGNLESGSKMDAFLCWEDDAAQEKDERGAGKKMKSS; encoded by the coding sequence ATGGCCGGCTCTGCGATTGGGTTCGAGGGATATGAGAAGCGCCTGGAGATCACTTTCTCTGAAGCGCCAGTCTTCACTGACCCCAATGGCAGGGGATTGCGTGCTCTCTCTCGTGCCCAGATCGACTCGGTCCTTGATCTTGCCAAGTGCACCATTGTATCTGAGCTCTCCAATGAGAAGTTTGACTCGTATGTCCTTTCTGAATCAAGCCTCTTTGTGTATCCGTACAAGGTTGTGATCAAGACCTGCGGTACCACCAAGCTCCTGCTGGCCATTCCAAGGGTTCTTGAGCTTGCTGAGGAGCTGTCCCTGCCACTTGCTGCTGTGAAGTACTCCCGTGGGACGTTCATATTCCCTGAAGCACAGCCTTCTCCACACAAGAACTTCTCTGACGAGGTTGCCTTCCTGAATGGCTACTTTGGTGGACTCAAGTCTGGCGGCAATGCCTATGTCATTGGTGATCCTGCAAAGCCAGGCCAGAAGTGGCATGTCTACTATGCCACCCAGCAGCCTGAGCAGCCTGTGGTTAACCTTGAGATGTGCATGACTGGTCTGGACAAGAAGAAAGCTTCTGTCTTCTTCAAGACCTCTGCTGATGGCCACACATCTTGCGCCAAGGAGATGACCAAGCTCTCTGGCATCTCTGACATAATCCCAGAGATGGAGATCTGCGACTTTGATTTCGAGCCATGTGGCTACTCCATGAACGCCATCCATGGCTCTGCTTTCTCCACCATTCATGTCACCCCCGAGGACGGCTTCAGCTATGCTAGCTATGAGGTCATGGGGTTGGACCCTGCCTCCGTGGCCTATGGTGACCTGGTCGAGAGGGTGCTGAGATCCTTTGGCCCGTCTGAATTCTCTGTTGCTGTGACCATCTTTGGCGGCCCCAGCCTTGCTGGCACCTGGGGCGAGAGGCTGAATGTTGGGGTCTATGATAGTACCAACATGGTCGTCCAGGAGCTGCCTGGCGGGGGCTCGCTCATCTACCAGAGCTTCACTGCTGTCGGTGAAGACTCCACTGGGTCGCCAAGATCTGTCCTGAATTGCTATGTTGATGGCAATTTAGAGAGCGGCTCCAAGATGGATGCTTTCCTTTGCTGGGAAGACGATGCTGCGCAGGAGAAGGATGAGAGGGGGGCTGGTAAGAAGATGAAGAGCTCTTGA